A part of Methanomassiliicoccaceae archaeon genomic DNA contains:
- a CDS encoding heterodisulfide reductase-related iron-sulfur binding cluster, producing the protein MSEFKTEHLEEVRKAVNVCTMCGFCKSVCPSFKEIGWDTASSRGRITLTYGILNGDIPIDESVVRNLYTCTTCADCVRRCPSKVNIVDIVEICRSDLVKNGYMLDKHKAMCDSVVKYGNPYREEKGVAETLGVKKHKADIGYFAGCTATYRSKETSRSTMSVLKKLGVDFTVVDEVCCGSVLQRVGFDQEYITTMFQRNIDAIKELGVKTIVFSCAGCYRMFKMEYPKYVDVPFEILHITEFLAKKDLKLKPLNGVKATYHDPCHMGRHCGIYDAPREVIAKIPGLEFKEMEYNRELSHCCGGGGGVRSAFPEESLGIASTRLDEASFADMIITSCPFCVNNLASGKGDRKIEVVDLMELIDKLM; encoded by the coding sequence ATGAGCGAATTCAAGACAGAGCACCTGGAAGAGGTAAGAAAAGCGGTCAACGTGTGCACGATGTGCGGGTTCTGCAAGAGCGTGTGCCCCTCTTTCAAAGAAATCGGATGGGACACAGCATCGTCCAGAGGAAGAATCACACTCACATACGGAATACTGAACGGGGACATCCCGATAGACGAGTCTGTCGTAAGGAACCTCTACACGTGCACCACCTGCGCCGACTGTGTCAGAAGATGTCCTTCAAAAGTAAATATCGTGGACATCGTAGAGATCTGCCGCTCGGACCTTGTGAAGAACGGCTACATGCTCGACAAGCACAAGGCGATGTGCGACAGCGTCGTCAAATACGGAAACCCGTACCGCGAGGAAAAAGGAGTTGCCGAGACCCTTGGGGTCAAAAAGCACAAGGCCGACATAGGCTACTTCGCGGGTTGCACGGCCACCTACCGTTCGAAGGAGACTTCGAGGTCCACGATGTCCGTTCTGAAAAAGCTCGGTGTCGATTTCACCGTCGTCGACGAGGTCTGCTGCGGGTCCGTACTACAGAGAGTGGGCTTCGACCAGGAGTACATCACAACGATGTTCCAGAGGAACATTGATGCCATCAAAGAGCTTGGCGTCAAGACCATAGTATTCTCCTGCGCAGGATGCTATAGGATGTTCAAGATGGAGTACCCCAAGTATGTAGACGTCCCGTTCGAAATACTGCATATCACCGAGTTCCTGGCGAAAAAGGACCTCAAACTGAAGCCCCTCAACGGAGTCAAAGCCACTTACCACGACCCCTGCCACATGGGCAGGCACTGCGGCATCTACGATGCACCGAGGGAGGTCATCGCCAAGATCCCCGGCCTGGAGTTCAAGGAAATGGAGTACAACCGCGAACTGAGCCACTGCTGCGGAGGCGGCGGAGGCGTAAGGAGCGCGTTCCCGGAAGAATCCCTGGGAATAGCCTCGACGAGGCTCGACGAGGCCTCGTTCGCAGACATGATCATCACCTCCTGTCCATTCTGCGTGAACAACCTTGCTTCCGGCAAGGGCGACCGCAAGATCGAGGTCGTGGACCTTATGGAGCTCATTGACAAATTGATGTGA
- the thiL gene encoding thiamine-phosphate kinase yields the protein MASFGEIGEREIIRRMLRAVRPSGRDGPGDDAALADISGRLAICSDGLTFKRHMPDTMTFEQFGWTAAAVNFSDLASMGARPNGLVVSLMVPADMDEEQIYDIMSGADQCAEFCGTFIIGGDTKEGEGAAVATAIGSMEDRAPMTRYGAVPGDLVAITGPLGGPSAGWHSLKHGLDIEEAETALKVPMPRVEEGMALSGSGAVTSCIDLSDGLAEAAWSICGLSRVGMEFHRDFLPEGEGVAEVSELLGIHRDKMTLYWGGEYELMFTFKKDKIKALYGCGAPFTIIGVVDNGNSPKISDADKTEVLGHGIY from the coding sequence ATGGCGTCGTTCGGTGAGATCGGAGAGAGGGAGATCATACGCAGGATGCTCAGGGCGGTCCGTCCCTCAGGAAGAGACGGTCCAGGCGATGATGCCGCACTTGCAGACATCAGCGGACGCCTGGCTATATGCTCTGACGGACTTACGTTCAAGAGGCACATGCCGGATACGATGACCTTCGAGCAGTTCGGATGGACGGCCGCCGCCGTCAATTTCAGCGATCTTGCATCGATGGGGGCGAGACCAAACGGGCTGGTCGTTTCGCTAATGGTTCCTGCAGATATGGATGAGGAGCAGATATACGACATAATGAGCGGCGCCGACCAGTGCGCCGAGTTCTGCGGCACGTTCATAATCGGAGGGGACACGAAGGAGGGCGAAGGCGCCGCAGTGGCCACGGCGATAGGGAGCATGGAGGACAGGGCCCCGATGACGCGCTACGGCGCCGTTCCCGGCGACCTTGTGGCGATAACAGGCCCGCTCGGAGGCCCGTCCGCAGGATGGCACTCGTTGAAGCACGGTCTGGACATAGAGGAGGCCGAAACAGCTCTCAAAGTCCCCATGCCGAGGGTCGAGGAAGGCATGGCCCTTTCGGGGTCCGGTGCCGTGACATCGTGCATAGACCTTTCCGACGGCCTCGCCGAGGCCGCTTGGAGCATATGCGGTCTGAGCCGCGTCGGGATGGAGTTCCATCGCGATTTCCTTCCGGAAGGCGAGGGGGTCGCAGAGGTCAGCGAACTGCTTGGAATACACAGGGACAAAATGACCCTCTATTGGGGAGGGGAGTACGAGCTTATGTTCACTTTCAAGAAGGATAAGATCAAGGCGCTTTACGGATGCGGGGCCCCATTCACGATAATAGGCGTAGTGGACAACGGAAACTCGCCGAAGATATCCGACGCAGATAAAACGGAGGTGCTGGGTCATGGCATCTATTAA
- a CDS encoding ThiF family adenylyltransferase: MRADALDADRFDRMRRIGWMDMERISRSRCLVVGAGALGNEAVKCMVLAGFRNIDVVDTDHVVNSNLSRCVLFREGDNGLPKSEVLAERAAELCPQANVRAITAKVQELDRWDYDLALGCLDNFSARMHVNSHTAYFGIPYVDGATDGMTGKMQVVLPGGPCLQCASNSSHEKIADRRFSCTGNSHVFIPHTAAEITTTSIIAAMQVREAEKLASGRSDLCASGITYYNGEAGTMGKVALDIDPGCPNHQENKR; this comes from the coding sequence ATGAGAGCTGATGCGCTGGATGCAGACCGGTTCGATCGGATGAGGCGCATCGGATGGATGGACATGGAGCGCATCTCCCGTTCGCGGTGCCTAGTCGTCGGCGCAGGAGCCCTGGGTAACGAGGCGGTAAAATGCATGGTCCTTGCAGGTTTCAGGAATATCGACGTCGTCGACACGGACCATGTCGTGAACTCCAACCTGAGCCGATGCGTACTTTTCCGCGAAGGGGACAACGGCCTTCCGAAATCCGAGGTGCTGGCAGAACGAGCGGCAGAACTGTGCCCGCAAGCGAACGTAAGGGCGATAACTGCGAAGGTTCAGGAACTAGACCGTTGGGACTACGACCTGGCCCTGGGATGTCTGGACAACTTCTCCGCCAGGATGCACGTCAACTCCCACACCGCTTACTTCGGAATACCTTATGTCGATGGTGCGACGGACGGCATGACGGGAAAGATGCAGGTCGTGCTCCCGGGAGGGCCTTGCCTTCAGTGCGCCAGCAACAGCAGCCACGAGAAGATCGCGGACCGGAGGTTCTCTTGCACAGGCAATTCCCATGTTTTCATTCCACATACGGCCGCCGAGATCACGACCACTTCCATAATCGCCGCAATGCAGGTGCGGGAGGCTGAAAAGTTGGCCTCCGGAAGGAGCGACCTCTGTGCCAGTGGCATAACCTATTACAACGGGGAGGCGGGTACCATGGGCAAGGTGGCCCTCGACATTGACCCGGGTTGCCCGAACCACCAGGAGAATAAAAGATGA
- a CDS encoding DUF2116 family Zn-ribbon domain-containing protein, with product MAELPEHSHCKFCGEPIPSDEKYCSEECVSLYETRTKRESRKEIGFFALALLAVAAITAALYLLR from the coding sequence GTGGCGGAACTTCCTGAGCATTCGCATTGTAAATTCTGTGGCGAGCCGATACCTTCCGATGAGAAATACTGCTCCGAGGAATGCGTGTCGCTGTACGAGACACGTACCAAGAGAGAATCCAGGAAGGAGATCGGATTCTTCGCGCTGGCGCTGTTGGCCGTAGCGGCGATCACCGCGGCGCTTTATCTCTTGCGATAA
- the larA gene encoding nickel-dependent lactate racemase: protein MKIDVKYGKGSQPTEIPDRNFIGTFYPKDVKCLPPNDVISESIGKPIGSESLESFLKGGKDIVFIINDGTRPTPTAKVLDALSEIIDLKCARYLIATGNHRAPTDEEYDFMFGKHYSGLKDRIVVHDGKKSECINLGTSKNGTPMEINKVAVDSDRLVIITSVEPHYFAGYTGGRKSFLPGVASFRTIEANHKMAMKMEAQSLALEGNPVHEDMMDALKAVRGKKIFSIQMILDRHQNIYRAVSGDLNMAFEKAVEFANEVFSVGIPRKADVVISVAPYPMDVDLYQSQKALDNGKWALKEGGKIVMVSKCREGTGSATFLTQLSSSSDPEVVLENLKKEYKLGYHKAAKMAEIMTWADVWAVTDLDPEILSKANIIPFSKVQDAVDSALADDPDAEFLVLMDGSVTIPRVE from the coding sequence ATGAAGATCGACGTTAAGTATGGAAAGGGTTCGCAACCTACCGAGATACCGGACAGGAATTTCATCGGAACGTTCTATCCCAAGGACGTGAAATGCCTCCCGCCGAACGATGTGATTAGCGAGTCCATCGGAAAACCGATCGGCTCCGAATCCCTGGAATCCTTCCTTAAAGGCGGAAAGGACATCGTTTTCATAATCAACGACGGCACGCGGCCTACACCCACGGCCAAAGTACTGGATGCACTTTCCGAGATAATCGACCTGAAATGTGCCAGATACCTCATCGCGACCGGTAACCACCGTGCCCCCACAGATGAGGAATACGATTTCATGTTCGGAAAGCACTATTCCGGCCTGAAGGACCGTATCGTCGTGCACGACGGCAAGAAATCGGAATGCATCAATCTGGGCACTTCGAAGAACGGCACCCCGATGGAAATCAACAAGGTAGCAGTGGACTCCGACCGCCTCGTCATAATAACAAGCGTGGAGCCCCACTACTTCGCTGGGTACACCGGAGGACGTAAATCTTTCCTGCCCGGAGTCGCGTCGTTCAGGACCATCGAGGCCAACCACAAGATGGCGATGAAGATGGAGGCGCAGTCTCTGGCACTTGAAGGCAACCCTGTCCATGAGGACATGATGGACGCGCTCAAGGCCGTGAGGGGCAAGAAGATATTCTCCATACAGATGATCCTCGACAGGCACCAGAACATATACCGGGCTGTAAGCGGGGACCTGAACATGGCTTTCGAAAAGGCCGTGGAGTTCGCCAACGAGGTGTTCTCCGTGGGCATCCCGAGGAAGGCGGACGTCGTCATCTCGGTAGCGCCCTACCCCATGGACGTGGACCTTTACCAGTCGCAGAAGGCGCTTGACAACGGCAAGTGGGCCCTCAAAGAGGGAGGTAAGATCGTCATGGTGTCGAAATGCCGCGAAGGGACAGGCAGCGCCACGTTCCTCACCCAGCTTTCCAGCTCCAGCGACCCCGAGGTAGTTCTTGAGAACCTGAAAAAGGAATACAAGCTTGGTTACCACAAGGCGGCCAAGATGGCCGAGATCATGACATGGGCCGATGTCTGGGCGGTAACCGACCTGGACCCCGAAATACTTTCAAAAGCGAACATAATTCCTTTCAGCAAGGTACAGGACGCAGTGGACTCCGCGCTTGCGGACGACCCGGATGCGGAATTCCTTGTTTTGATGGATGGAAGCGTCACAATTCCCAGAGTTGAGTAA
- the folP gene encoding dihydropteroate synthase encodes MLPTKWSGGSITYERPVIMGILNVTPDSFSDGGAYAKLNSAADHAFRLIDEGAEIIDIGAESTRPGWKPVSIREEIDRLVPVIKEIAPSCDVPISVDTMKTEVAEAAIEAGANMINDVYGLRWEGMPELVASTGVPAIIMHINGELENMHSEIMTGNVLPQIKCFFDERARVALDAGVKENKIILDPGIGFGKTGAQNTEIMQSAYYFRGKYPILIASSRKRFLTAVLGSNDDTASAKAAAIAVDGGANIVRVHNVKAAKAALYRKR; translated from the coding sequence ATGCTTCCGACAAAGTGGAGCGGTGGTTCGATAACGTACGAACGTCCCGTGATAATGGGAATACTCAACGTAACCCCCGACTCTTTTTCGGACGGCGGAGCGTACGCGAAGCTGAACTCCGCCGCAGACCATGCGTTCAGGTTGATCGACGAGGGGGCAGAGATCATCGACATCGGTGCGGAGTCCACACGTCCGGGGTGGAAACCCGTTTCGATCCGGGAAGAGATAGACCGGCTTGTACCGGTCATTAAAGAGATCGCGCCTTCGTGCGATGTCCCCATATCCGTGGACACTATGAAGACCGAAGTTGCCGAGGCCGCCATCGAAGCAGGCGCCAACATGATCAACGATGTCTACGGGCTCAGATGGGAGGGCATGCCCGAACTGGTCGCATCGACAGGCGTCCCGGCGATAATAATGCATATAAACGGCGAACTGGAAAACATGCACTCCGAGATTATGACGGGAAACGTCCTCCCGCAGATCAAATGTTTCTTCGACGAAAGGGCGAGGGTCGCATTGGATGCCGGCGTCAAAGAGAACAAGATCATTCTAGATCCGGGAATCGGCTTCGGAAAGACCGGCGCCCAGAACACGGAGATAATGCAGAGCGCATATTACTTCAGAGGCAAATATCCGATCCTGATCGCTTCATCGAGAAAAAGATTCCTCACCGCCGTCCTGGGCTCCAACGACGATACCGCTTCCGCCAAGGCCGCGGCGATAGCCGTCGACGGCGGAGCCAATATTGTGAGGGTCCATAACGTCAAAGCAGCGAAGGCCGCGCTTTATCGCAAGAGATAA